TAGTATTTCATAGGAGTTAAGAATTTTTTTTATCGTCTTATTTAGATCATTGCAATGAATACTATCTACAAAGTTATCGCATTCTTGATTAAAGGTTCGCAATATAAATTTAATATTTTCACGATCGAGCAATTCATCTTCTGCATCCGGTTCCATTACTTTTCTATTTGTCATCCAATGTTCATCGAATTCAACTGCCGTTTCTTTTTTAACCATGTCTAATTGCGCATCTCGTATTGTGGTTAATAGGTCTTTATACGCTACGCTAGAAGTAAAATCAAATTTGGGAATATTGATTCCATAACTTTCTAATACAAGCTGTTCATCGAAAACTAAGATTTCTTTTTTCTTATCAACAATTAATTTTTCCAATTCAACTATTTCTTGTTTTAGAGCTTCTTTATTTTGGGTTAATAACTCTTGCTCTGCTCTTAATTGGTTGATGTTCTTTATGATTTCTATTGATCCATTTGCACTGATTTCATTGTTTGAATTCGAAAAAACTATATTCTCATTTTTAGATTTTTTATTGGTAATTTTGTCTAGAAAACTCATAGGTTCCTCTTTTAAAAAATCTTTTTAAAATCGATAGTCGCTAAATTTCTTCTATCTCTACGTTCTACCTAAAAGTTTATCTTTCAATACATATAAACCTTTTGATGGAATGAATTTAAGTGATTTTCCTCACCTGGAAAGCAATTGGCTAATCAATGTTAGTCTAATTTTTGACTCTGAGTAGTTTTTCCATTTTTAAGAATCAAACTAGAAAAGTCTTCCACATCCTCACTTAGAGTGATTGTATTTAATGGTTGTCCGATTAATTCTTCACGCGCATAACCGATAGAATCCGCAAATTCTTCATTACAATCTGTTATAGTAGAAGAATGTAATTCAAGCCTTTTGATCCCTTTGGGATTAAATTCTAGAATAACTTCGAAAAGTGGATAGTCGTCTTTCATTCGATACTCCTTTTAAAAAGCTTCAACATCTAAAGGGAAAATTTTGTTTGTTGCACGGTCAAATCCATTTCAATCATCTGAACGATAGTATACGGTATTAAATATCACCAAAGTCTTTGAAGAGGATAAAATGTATTATCTGCTAATCGTCTTAGTAAGTTGCGGATAGGTGTTGTCTAGACATAGGTGATATTTATCACCAAAATATTGGATCATTTAATCGCAAAAATTGGTGTAAGAAAAATGGAAAACGGGGCAGTTGATAATTAGATTCAAAAAAGTTTTGTCTTTTATAAGTATAAAAATCTAGTTTTGAGTAGAAAATATCCTTTTACAATTAGTTTTCCTTGGTAAAAATATCATTGACGTTTTCTTTTGACATTGTTTCGGTGAAACTATATTTGGTGCTTAACTAAAAAATGTTTTGGCGGATTACCATTGTTAGAGTATAATAAAACCATCTAAAAGGAGAATTGCTATGCATGAACCAACAGAGTTTGCCTACTCAATACTAGATTCGCTTTCTGCGCATGTTGCCATATTAGGAGGAGATGGAGTTATCCTTGCAGTAAACCGTGCATGGAGAATGTTTTGCGATAGCAATACTCCCAAGGGCTTAAAAGTAGCAGCTCAAGAAGGAAGTAACTATTTATCCGTCTGCGAAAAAGCAAAAGGTAATAATTCAGAGGAAGCTGAGGAAATGCTTGCTGGTATCCGCTCGGTTATTAACCGCGAACAAATGGAATTTTCCATTCAGTATCCCTGTCATTCTCCGACTGAAAAAAGATGGTTTCAGGCACTTGTAACCCCTTATCGAGAAGAGGACACTACGCAGTTTATTGTGGTTCATGTGAATGTTACCTCAGAAGTTCAAAAGGAAGATGGAACCTAAAAATTTTGTGTTCTAAATATTTCCAAATGATATTTTGGGTATCAAATGAATTCTCTGCGTTCACCTTACAGAATATTTCTCGCTGATGATCATGATGTTTTGCGTTTTGGCTTAAGAACACTGCTCGCAAAAGATTCTGATTTTATAATTGTTGGAGAAGCGGATAATGGTCAGGATTTACTTGACTCTTTAGAAAAAGCAAGCTGTCATCTGGTTATTCTTGATTTGTCAATGCCAGGAATGGATGGATTTAAGACATTAGATTTATTACGTCAACGTTTTCCCTATATCAAAGTTTTAATTTACTCTATGCATAAAGAAAAAGAATTCTTTCGCAAGGCGCTGACTAAAAACGTAAATGGATATATTTTAAAAGATGAGAATCTAGAAAAATTACTGGAGGCTGTTCGAGAAATCAGATCGGGTAAAAAATACTTTTCCTCAGAACTGATTTTATACTTAGCAGATCAATTTACCATTAACCGTGAGAGTGAAGTAATACTAGACCTTCTTACAAAAAGGGAACGAGAAATTTTGAAAATGATAGCCTCTGGCTCTACCAATAAAGAAATTGGCGGCAAACTTGATATTAGCCCCCGCACTGTCCAAACACATAGAACGAACCTTATGGAAAAACTTAGACTAAAAAATACCGCCGACTTAGTTAAATTCGCCTACACCCACGGACTGTTATAGAACAACTATAGAGTGCAGTTTGGTTTCCCACCATGCGGCAATGTTTTTTTCTACGACAAATGTCGTAGAAATTTCTGAGCAACATCCAATTGACGAATCTTTTTTTTTGTGCTTCAATGGCATAAAGCATAGGGACTATGTTAAGCTCATTTCTAACCACGAAGGCTCAGCAGAAAAAATCTTTTTCCATTTATCCTTATATTGTTATCTGACTTCGTGGTTAGCTTTTTTGCAAAGTCTCACAGGAGAAAGAAATGACTACTACAAAAGTTCCAAATAAATTAGAATCAAACCAAATTCAATACACAGATTTTTCAGAAACTATGATGGGGCAATTAAAAGAAAGCAAGTGTATTTTGAACTATGAACGCAGTGATTTTCTGTTTCGAAAGGGAGAACAGGCGGAGTATATTTATTTTGTTCAGTCTGGTTTTATACAATTGTTTCGTTCTAGTTTAGATCATAAAGAGCATTCATTAATTGTGTTAGGCGCTGGTGAATGGATTGGATATCGAGATGCACTCAGTGGAGGGTTCTATCAACACGATGCAAGGTCATTGCGTCAAACAACAGTTTACCGCTTCCCGAATTCAAGTCTGAGTCTTGCCATGAAAGAGAATCCCCCTTTCATGTCTGTATTGATTCAAGAAATGATCAAAGGTTGGACAGAGTCAGAAGAAAGAATTTATACATTAAATGGGCGCAAAATCTATGAACGACTAGCAGAATTTTTGCTAAAATTAGAAAAAAGAGAATTCGCAAATAAAGAAGAAAAGTCAATTCCTATAGAATTAAACCTTCCTATTACCCGTCAAGTTTTAGCAAGCTTACTTGGAACTACAAAAGAATCCATCATTCGAGCACTTTCTGATTTCAAAAATAGAGGTTGGATTGATGTTTATAGGGATAAGATTTTCCTTTTAAACAAAGAATCTTTAATAAGATTAGTGGAAAGCGGCTAATGGAAAATTATAAAATTATCATTGTAGATGAAAATGCAATTTTGCGATCTGCTGTGCGAATTATGATAAGCAGAATGCCTGAGATGCAAGTTATAGATGAAACGAATAAGGGGAGCAATCTTCTAAATAAGTTAGCAGAGACCTCATGCGATCTTGTATGGATGGATACTGCTTTGCCTGATATGGATGGATACGAAATACTTTCGCAGATAAAGAAAGTATACCCCATAGTTAAAATACTGATTTATACTTCCAGTCATGAAAAAGAACATATAGAGCGTCTACTAGATACGGGTGTTCAGGGAATACTATTAAAAGATGATTATTTTTCTGTTATTCCAATTGCAATCCAAGCGATTCGAGACGGCGGAACTTATTATTCAGAGGATCTTATTTATTAGCCTCCTGAATATTCTGAAAGCTGTCAATTGTAGTTTTTAATTCTATTGGGTTGATTGGTTTATGTAGAATCTTTAATCCGCTTGCCTTTGCTTCCCGTAATCTAGTGGGTGAAGTATCTCCCGTAAGGAGAAGCGCCGAAATAAATGGATTAAATCTAGAGCGGATAAGAGTAATTGCCTCTATTCCCGTTTTTTCGTTTTCAAGTCGATAGTCTGCCAATATTAAATCTGGTCTAGCTTGAGAGGAATATAAGTTTGTTAAAGCGTCTTCGGCAGAAGAGCCAGTGATAACTGTGTGACCCCATTGCCCTAATAATAATTTCATAGTTTCTAAGTTCTGGCTATCATCTTCTATCACAACAATTACTTTAGAGGAAGAATTCTGATTTGTCTTTCTCGTATTGAACCAATTTTTTCTTTTAGCGACTTCACTGATCGGAACTGTGATTTCAAATTTAGTTCCTCTTCCGAAATTGGATTTAACTTCAATAGTATGCCCCATTAGTTTTACAAGGCGTCTAACAATGGCTAGTCCCAAGCCTAGACCTTTCTTTCTATTTCTTGCAGAATTATTCACTTGGTAAAACTCTTCGAATATCTTATCTAGTTTATCATTTGGAATACCAATTCCAGTATCGTATACTTGAATTAAAAGTCTTGTTCCTCTTGTTCTTGCTCCTAAGAGCACTCTACCAGTCTTTGTATATTTAAGCGCATTGAAAACTAAATTGCGTATGATTTGTTCTAGAAGTTTTGGATCAGAATAGACAATTGCATCCGTAGGAAAAATTCTTAGAGCAAGTCCTTTTGCATCAGCGATAACCGACATATCGTTTTCAATTTTTTTAAAAATGGCTGATAGCGGAAAACCAACCTTATCCGGATAAATCATACCTGCGTCTAGTTTAGAAATATCTAAGAGCGAATTTAAAAGCTCTCCTAGTGAATCTAGGGAAGACTTAAGTTTGTTGATTATGTCTGTAGATTCTGCATCTATTACCTTTTCACCGAGAAGGTATACAAGCATATTCGCTGCTTGCAATGGTTGCCTCAAATCATGACTAGCAGAAGCAAGGAATTGTGTTTTAGATGCACTTGCGTGTTCTGCTTTTTCTTTTGCAATTAATAAGTCCTTTTGTATTGTCTGCAATTCTTTTGTTCTGTTCTTTACTAATTCTTCTAGATTGTCTCTGTGAAGATTAAGTTCTTCTCTGGCACTCACCATTGTGGTAATGTCTCTTATGATTCCAACAAAACTGCGCTCTCCATTTAAAACAAATTCTCCGACAGAAAGGTAAATCGGAAACGTCGTTCCATCTTTTCGCTTTGCTCTTACTTCACGACCAATCCCTATTATCCGCATATCTCCTGTTTTAAAGTATCTTTGTAGATAATTGGGATGTTCTGCTGCATGGCTTTCTGGCATTAGTAAAGTAATGCTATGACCGATTAGCTCCTCTTGTGTATAACCGAAAGTTGCCACAGTGGATGGATTTATGGATTGTATGATTCCTTTTTCGTTGATTGTAATAACACAATCAAGTATTGTATCTAAGATTGTCCTAGAAATATCCTTGCTCTCTTTTAATGCAATTGCCGCTTGTTTCTGCTCAGTGATGTCTTGTATGGTGGAGAGAGAGTGCTTTACTCCTAAAATCTCAACCCAACTCATCGAAAGCACCATATTTATTTCTTTACCGTTTTTAGTCCGACGAACTGTTTTGAAATTCTTAATAATCCCATTCTCATTCATTATCTTGCGAACTTCGTTTAATGAGTCAGTCGTATTTAATCCCAGTTCCAGCGTTGTTTTTCCGATAACTTCCTCTCTTGTGTATTCGAATAAAGATAGGAATGCATCATTTACTGCCACCATTTCACTTTCCGGGAACTTAGCTAAGGCTATAGCGAAAGGGGATTTGTCAAAAATGAGAGAATACTTGTATTCGCTAAGAGCTAGAATTTCTTCGATATGTTTTTTTTCTGCTGAGCGGGTATTCTCCATTAGCTCTAAATGCTTTTCGTTTAATTTTCTCAATCGATCATGAAAGATTGTAAATGCGAAACCAGAGATTAAGAAAACGATAGACGCAATATACTGCCGAAATTCTTTTACCAGGGTAAATGTTGGCGCAGCAAAGAACCAAAGACCTAATAAGGCAGAGATGGTAGCAGCAATAAAGCCACTCCGTTTGTTGCCGAGCCATGCACTTATATAAACAGTTGGGAAAAAAAGAATCCAGATATATGGATTTAGAAATTCCCAAAGAGCAAACTGAATAGTTAAACTAAGAAAAGGTAATAGGATTGCCAGTATATTCCGAATCGTTTGCTTTTTTGGAAATTTCCATTGCATGATTGTTTATCTTACTTCGAAGCCATCTTAAACACTCCGTCCCAATCCGTTGGTGGAGGGGTTTCTTTGTATAACTGGCATCTTTTGATGAAGGCTATAGAAGCAGCATCTAAGCGATTGCTTTGGATAGCTTTCTCGAAAGATGCAATTGCTTTTTCCCATTTCTTTTCTAAGTAGAAATTCAATCCATCTTAATAAGAAGCAACCCAGGTTTTTAGAAATGCATCTGCTTTGTCTTTTTCGGAAATCAATTCAAAGATAGCGGTTCCTTGTTGTTTGCCTTTGACGGAAACTATATCGATTTTTCTGGTGAACAAATCCCCTTTTACTTTTTGATAGGTGGATTCACTGATTAGAATTTCAGTGCCGTAGTATTTGTTTAATCCTTCGATGCGACTTGCTAGATTTACACTGTCACCGATTACTGTGTAATTCATTCTGGAATTAGAGCCTATGTTTCCGACGATTACTTCGCCGGTGTTAATTCCGATTCTATCTTTTAGAATTGGTTTACCTTGTCCCTGCCATTTAGTTTCTAATACTTTTAGATTGCGCTTAACGCTTAGTGCGGCTAAGCAAGCATTGAGAGCGTGAGTCTCCAATGGAATAGGAGCACCCCAAAATGCCATGATAGAGTCGCCGATGTATTTATCAATTGTGCCGTGCTGGTCAGTTATTCTCTGACTGCTTGAATCTAAATATTCAGAGAGTAAATCTACTAAGTCCTCTGGTGAAAGACTTTCCGATATGGAAGTAAAATTAGCGATGTCAGAGAAATAAATCGTGAGTTCTTTTTTCTCGCCACCGGGTATTGCCTCTTTGCCGATAGAAATTAATTCTCTGACTAAATCAGCGGGAACATATTTCTGGAAGGACTGTAATCCGTGCTTCATCCCCTGGAACGACTTCGCCATATTATCCACTTCAAGTAAAGAAGAGCGAATATCCGTTCCTGAAATCAAACGAAATGCTTTTACTTCATCCATTTCTTTTTCTAATAACGAGAGAGGCTTTGAGATGCGCCTAGCAAAGATTAGCCCCACAAAGACAGCCATAAAAATCAAAACCGCAGAGCTACCCCAGATGAGTCTATTATTGCGTTTGATTAAATACATGAATTCATCTTCGGGAACAACAATTCCTATTACCCAATCAAACTTGTCGCCCGGAAAAGGGCAATACATGTTCATTAGTGTTTCGCCTTCATGCTCATGCACAAAAAATACAGGCTGTTTTTTAATGTCCGCCCAGGATTGACCTTTTACTTTGTCTCTGAAAGAGTGAATTGAATTTACAATTTCATGATCTTCTTCATCCATTGCTTTTTCATCTATTGCATGAAATTTTTCATCTTTTAATAATGGATGAGCTACTATCTGGTATTGTTTATTGATAAAAAATGCCTTTCCTGATTTTCCAATCTTTTGTTCACCTAAAAAATAAGATAAGCCTTTAATGCTGATATCAATTCCGATTACACCTTTCAAAGTCTCTTTATAAAAAATGGGGGTGCTGTATGTTAGCCCAGGAAGTTTATCTGTTTCAAATAAATAAATATCTGTCCAGATATGTTCTCCCTTTTTTTGTGCATCTGCATACCAAGGTCTTGTTCTTGGTTCATAAGTGCCGGGAGATTTTTCTTCTGTGTTAGGAAAATCTTTTTCATGAGCAGGATTGGAATGCTTCCATTCAGTTAAAACATTCTCATCTACCTCATGTATATATTTTTCGCTAATGCTTTCATCTTCCATTTTTCTCTGCATTAGAAAGCGTGAGTCTTTTTCATTCCCATAGTATATAGACACAATCTGAGGATTAGCCTCGATTATGCTTTTGAAGAATCTAGATAGGACATCTTTTTTTTCTAGGTCTAATAATTTTTCCTCAAACATAAATTCTGTGATCTCGGCACTAATCGGAGCGGTCTGCATATAGGAGAACGTCTTATCAATTGTATGAATGCAGATATTCTCCATTAGCCCCTCAACTAAGAAGTGAATGGACATTTTACTTCCGTAATAGGAAATCAAACTGATGAACCCTCCGGAGAGAAGAATTACTGATATGGCAAGTGTAACGAGACTGACTCTTACTGAAAATTTTTTATTTCCCATATTATTCCTTCCTTTGGCTATCTATTAGTTGAACTACTCATGTTAATTATCGTCATGCTATTTGTGATACTTGTTCAAAACTTTCGATTACAGCAAAGCGATTGTTGAAATAAGAAAATCGATCAGGATTTTTTTGCCTCTCTTGATATATATCAAAGTAAAAAAAATCTTTCCATTATATAGACATTACAACAAAGAAAATTCGAGATTTATAGAAAGCGTAGAGTAGATGAATTCGATGGTATTGAGACTTCTAAACAAAAAGCATAAGCATACAAATAAAAGCCCAAGTCCCAGGCTTTTGTGGACTTTCTTTGTGACTTTGTTTTTTTTTAGCAAAGTTCTATTTTTAGAAAGCGGATTATTTGCCTACTCTATCTATGCAGAGTCTAGTATTTGCAAATGCAATCATTCCTCGAAGAAAGAAATTCATTCAGCTAAGAGTGCAAGAGACGAGGAAGCGTTATTTGCAACAGCTATTACTCATTTAGAAGAAGCTGCTTTGAAAGATTTACCGAATTGTTATTCCGCTAAAAAGAAGGAAGTTCATAAATGCAGTTGCTCTAAAAAAAAGAATTCTTCCAATATTATTCATTCCCAGTTAATCAATCCGAGCTTTCTTGGATTTCAGACCATTTCATTTCTTCCCTATATCGAATTATCTTATTTAATTTTAATGGATCGGGATGATTTACTAACCGGTCTTTCGCCTATTCCTGATAAACCCCCACGCATATAACCTTCCGATATTACTTAGCGTATTGCGCCAAATACGTATTAGTCAAGTTTTGAAAGGCAAATTTATTATGAATTAGAGAAGTCGAGCTATGACTTCTTACAAAGGAAATTATATGTATCAATCAATTATTATTTTAACGATCGTATCTGCATTTTGTTTAACAAATTGCGGAGGAGTAATGCAAGGAAAAGACACAACCAACAATACAGGTATACTTGCAGTTTTATTAGCATCTAGATCAACATCTACGGCTAATGCGAATTGTGCGACAGCAACTCTTGCGGGAATAACAAGCAAATTATCCCAGGTAACCAATCCAACTAGGACACAGTATAAAGTCAGTGGATGTGGAGCTTCTGATTTTACTGGCATTGGACTTACAGCGTCTTCAGTCACAACGGGTGCAACTGGAACAAGTAGCTCATCTTTATTAGCCTCTACAGGAGATATTTCCATCGCAACAGCAAGGGGCGGAACTAATGTAGAGGTAACTTTTAAACTGAATAGTTCGACTTCTAGTCTTGATGTAATTGCATACGGCTCAGGAACAACTCCAAGTATTTCCGGTCCTACTTATCGTCTTGCTGTTGGTTCAACTCCACAGTTTAAGAAATCTACAGATGGAATGTATATGTCTGTGAGCAAAGGAAGCGCCGCTACTACTTCAACATTTGCGGCAAATACGACGTATACCTATTGTTTGGATTTTCAGTATACTAACACAGGAATGAGTTATATGAATGGATGGGAAAAAGCTTGCTCGGATGTAACCAGTGTAGAGCGGGGGAGTATGATGAATTACCCCATCATGGTAATGATGAACGTTCCAAGTTTCTCAACCGGCTCCAAGATTGGATTCGTATTGAATAACGCTACCGTTACATCCTTCACCGTCGGCAATATTCTTTCTGAGACAGAATAAAAACGATTAACCGTAACTTTATCGGTGTTCATCGGTGGCAATCTTTTAAAAGTCTCACTTTACGTATTTGAGGATTGTTTTTTTGAAATCGGAAGGAGAAGTGCCGTGAGGAATGGAGTCTACCCATTTGCCGTCTTGATTTACAACGAAGACTGTAGAGGTATGATCCATTGTGTATTCCATACTAGAGGAGACTTTTTCCTTTCGAAAGTAAGCTCCGTAGAGAGCGGCTACTCGTTGTAGTCCTTCGAGAGAGCCTGTGAGAGCAAGGATTTGTGGATGAAAGAAGGCTGCGTATTCTTGGAGTCTATCAAGTTTGTCTCTTTCGGGATCAACGGAGATAAACAATGTTTGCACTTTCATAATCTCTTTAGAATCAAGTCCTTTGAATGCCTGTGCAATATTGGAAAGAGTCGTTGGACAAACATCAGGACAAGAAGTGAATCCGAAGTAGATTAACACTACTTTGCCTCTCGATTGGGTTAATGAATAGTTGCCGGTATTGGATTGCAGTGTAAAATCTCCACCAACGGGTGCAGATTTCAATTCTATCTCATTTGTTTTTTTGCATCCGATAAAGGAAAGGCAAGAAATAGAGAATAGAATCATCATCGTATAAAGGTTTTGAGAATAAAGTTTAAATGTTTGGTTTATCATTGTTTTCCTCTCTTTAAAAATGAAAGCCAGTTTCTCAAGAAAGATATTTTCTACAACAGTAATTCAATTTACTGTGATTAAAAATTATAAAGGAATATTTATGAAAAGAATATTTACATTTTCACTTATACTACTGTCTATTTCGCTTTTTGCAAGAGATAGTAAGAAAGGTATTTCAATAGAAAATGCTTACATTAAGATTGTCCCTGCTGTTAGCCCCAACTCGGTAGCTTTCTTAAGCGTAAAGAATGGAACCAATAAAGATGTCAAACTTGTGAAAGTTGAATCCGATGTTTCTAACTCGGTTGAAATGCACAATATGACAATGGATGCAGGAGTAATGAAGATGCGTCAAATAGATAGTATCCTAATTCCAGCCAATAGCTCTGTAGAGTTAAAGCCCGGCGGTTTTCATATAATGCTCATTGGACTCAAGTCTGCGTTAAAGAAAGAGGATAAGAAAGCGTTTTCCTTTTATTTCGACAATGGACAAAAAGAAAAGATGGAACTTCTCGTTAAGGATGTTTCCGAAGCAGACAAATCTTCAATGGATCACGATCATCACAATCATTCACCTGATTCTAATGTTGCTACATCGGCTAATGGCAATGAGCCGCAAGAGGCACACTCTCATCAGGAAACTCAATCCAATGTAGTAGATCATGCAAAACACCAGGGACATGCCTCTCATGCGATGCACAATAGAGCAGATGCAATTTCTCCCGCGGGGATCATGGCTCCTCATATGCATGAAGTAGGAAAGTGGATGCTTGATTATCGTTATATGGGAATGAATATGTGGGGACTTCAGAATGGAAAAAATTCTTTAAACGAATATGCAACTCTCTATTATAAATACAATGACCCTTCAGTGCAAATGCCTTCTGGAAGTTTGATTACAGGCTCTCCACTTGGAAATACATTTCCCATTTTAAATGCAAATTCTTATAATTATATGTCTGTGCCAACGGATATGATAATGGAAATGCATATGGCAAGCGTGATGACTAACGTTTCCGAAAACTGGATGCTCATGTTCATGGTTCCTGTTGTGAATAATAAGATGACACTGCTTTCGAGTAATTTAGATAAGGCTCCTATGAGTTCCGCGGGGCTAGGCGATGTTAGCTTCAGTGCCGCCTATCGTTTCTTTCACAACGAAAGACATGCTTTATTTGGGGGAATGGGACTTGGTGTTCCGACTGGCTCTATCGATGAAAGAGATTGGATGCCTATGATGGGAAAACAAAAGGTTCCCTATAATATGCAACCCGGCTCTGGAACATTTAGTCTATTGCCACAATTTAGTTATATCGGAAATCATAAGCGGCTAAGCTGGGGTATCCTCTCACAGGCAACCCTGAGAGTTGGAAAGAATGATAGCCATTATCGTTTTGGAAATAGATATGAAAGCTCTCTTTGGTTTTCGTTTTTAATTTTTGATTCATGGAGTGTTTCGTTTAGAATGCAGAAGCAAAGATGGCTTAACCTCTCCGGCTCTGATACATCTCTCGATCCAAAGATGGATCCCCAGAATGATCCTTACAGACAAGGAGGAATGCGAACAGATGCTCTTCTTGGAGTGAATTTCTTAGTCACAGGTGGAATTCTGCAAGGATTTCGATTTGGTGTAGAAGCAGGAAAGCCTATGTGGCAAACCTTAAATGGACCTCAATTGGCAACACGACAAATCTTCAATGTATTTGCTCAATATAGTTTTTAAATGGATGGTAAGAATATTTACTTAAGAGTTCAGTTGTGGTAAATAATTCTTATCCTTTTATCCTATTAAAAATATATTTCATCACATCACCGATAGTTATATCATGACTTTCTTTTACAGTTTCCTCGGAACCATCATGCACATGATGTGGAAAGGAAGATATTTCCGGGTGATGTGGTGCATTATCCCACCTTACAATAAGAATTTTTTCTGAATTCTGCCAATGATAAGAATAAGTTTTCAATTCAGAATCTAAATGTTCTCTGACATGAAGCTCTGATTTATCAATGAAATTAATTTTTAGTTTGAGATAAGACTCATTTGTCTTTGTCCAATATTCTAAAATCTGATAGTCTGTAATGAATTCATTATTACTCAGCCAATTGAAAATTTCCATTCTTCACTTCTTCTATTTGTTTTAGATAGGATGTATAAAAATTGTGAAATGCTTTCCATTCAATGTAATCATCCCATTTTTCGAAATCTTCTTTTGAGCTAGTCTTGATTTGTGTTTCAAAGTCCTCAAAATTAGTATTGTATTTCTTTACATAAACAGAAATTTTTTCTTTTAGAGAATGGGTTCTTGCCATATAATCCAATAAAATCCATTCTGCCATTTGCTGTTTGCTTATTGTCACCATATGGTCAAATTATATCTTTAT
This Leptospiraceae bacterium DNA region includes the following protein-coding sequences:
- a CDS encoding response regulator transcription factor, which encodes MNSLRSPYRIFLADDHDVLRFGLRTLLAKDSDFIIVGEADNGQDLLDSLEKASCHLVILDLSMPGMDGFKTLDLLRQRFPYIKVLIYSMHKEKEFFRKALTKNVNGYILKDENLEKLLEAVREIRSGKKYFSSELILYLADQFTINRESEVILDLLTKREREILKMIASGSTNKEIGGKLDISPRTVQTHRTNLMEKLRLKNTADLVKFAYTHGLL
- a CDS encoding DUF4041 domain-containing protein gives rise to the protein MSFLDKITNKKSKNENIVFSNSNNEISANGSIEIIKNINQLRAEQELLTQNKEALKQEIVELEKLIVDKKKEILVFDEQLVLESYGINIPKFDFTSSVAYKDLLTTIRDAQLDMVKKETAVEFDEHWMTNRKVMEPDAEDELLDRENIKFILRTFNQECDNFVDSIHCNDLNKTIKKILNSYEILNRLGKVFGIRINEHYLKLKLQELNLTYEYQRKITKKKKNKKSKASLNYWSILF
- a CDS encoding Crp/Fnr family transcriptional regulator, which gives rise to MTTTKVPNKLESNQIQYTDFSETMMGQLKESKCILNYERSDFLFRKGEQAEYIYFVQSGFIQLFRSSLDHKEHSLIVLGAGEWIGYRDALSGGFYQHDARSLRQTTVYRFPNSSLSLAMKENPPFMSVLIQEMIKGWTESEERIYTLNGRKIYERLAEFLLKLEKREFANKEEKSIPIELNLPITRQVLASLLGTTKESIIRALSDFKNRGWIDVYRDKIFLLNKESLIRLVESG
- a CDS encoding PAS domain-containing protein yields the protein MKDDYPLFEVILEFNPKGIKRLELHSSTITDCNEEFADSIGYAREELIGQPLNTITLSEDVEDFSSLILKNGKTTQSQKLD
- a CDS encoding SCO family protein, whose product is MINQTFKLYSQNLYTMMILFSISCLSFIGCKKTNEIELKSAPVGGDFTLQSNTGNYSLTQSRGKVVLIYFGFTSCPDVCPTTLSNIAQAFKGLDSKEIMKVQTLFISVDPERDKLDRLQEYAAFFHPQILALTGSLEGLQRVAALYGAYFRKEKVSSSMEYTMDHTSTVFVVNQDGKWVDSIPHGTSPSDFKKTILKYVK
- a CDS encoding response regulator transcription factor is translated as MENYKIIIVDENAILRSAVRIMISRMPEMQVIDETNKGSNLLNKLAETSCDLVWMDTALPDMDGYEILSQIKKVYPIVKILIYTSSHEKEHIERLLDTGVQGILLKDDYFSVIPIAIQAIRDGGTYYSEDLIY
- a CDS encoding PAS domain-containing protein encodes the protein MHEPTEFAYSILDSLSAHVAILGGDGVILAVNRAWRMFCDSNTPKGLKVAAQEGSNYLSVCEKAKGNNSEEAEEMLAGIRSVINREQMEFSIQYPCHSPTEKRWFQALVTPYREEDTTQFIVVHVNVTSEVQKEDGT
- a CDS encoding PAS domain S-box protein → MQWKFPKKQTIRNILAILLPFLSLTIQFALWEFLNPYIWILFFPTVYISAWLGNKRSGFIAATISALLGLWFFAAPTFTLVKEFRQYIASIVFLISGFAFTIFHDRLRKLNEKHLELMENTRSAEKKHIEEILALSEYKYSLIFDKSPFAIALAKFPESEMVAVNDAFLSLFEYTREEVIGKTTLELGLNTTDSLNEVRKIMNENGIIKNFKTVRRTKNGKEINMVLSMSWVEILGVKHSLSTIQDITEQKQAAIALKESKDISRTILDTILDCVITINEKGIIQSINPSTVATFGYTQEELIGHSITLLMPESHAAEHPNYLQRYFKTGDMRIIGIGREVRAKRKDGTTFPIYLSVGEFVLNGERSFVGIIRDITTMVSAREELNLHRDNLEELVKNRTKELQTIQKDLLIAKEKAEHASASKTQFLASASHDLRQPLQAANMLVYLLGEKVIDAESTDIINKLKSSLDSLGELLNSLLDISKLDAGMIYPDKVGFPLSAIFKKIENDMSVIADAKGLALRIFPTDAIVYSDPKLLEQIIRNLVFNALKYTKTGRVLLGARTRGTRLLIQVYDTGIGIPNDKLDKIFEEFYQVNNSARNRKKGLGLGLAIVRRLVKLMGHTIEVKSNFGRGTKFEITVPISEVAKRKNWFNTRKTNQNSSSKVIVVIEDDSQNLETMKLLLGQWGHTVITGSSAEDALTNLYSSQARPDLILADYRLENEKTGIEAITLIRSRFNPFISALLLTGDTSPTRLREAKASGLKILHKPINPIELKTTIDSFQNIQEANK